A window from Bufo bufo chromosome 1, aBufBuf1.1, whole genome shotgun sequence encodes these proteins:
- the GOLGA7 gene encoding golgin subfamily A member 7: MRPQAAVAGKVFIQRDYTNGTLCQFQTKFPSELETRVDRQQFEETIRTLNNLFAEAEKLGGQSYLEGCLACLTAYTIFLCMETHYEKVLKKIAKFIQEQNEKIYAPQGLLLTDPIERGLRVIEITIYEDRSLTGR; this comes from the exons ATGAGACCGCAGGCAGCTGTGGCCGGGAAAGTCTTCATCCAGAGGGACTACACCAATGGCACCTTGTGTCAGTTCCAGACCAAGTTTCCCTCTGAGCTGGAGACTCGG GTCGACAGACAGCAGTTCGAGGAGACGATCCGGACATTGAACAACCTGTTTGCGGAGGCGGAGAAGCTTGGAGGCCAGTCCTACCTTGagggctgcctggcctgcctcacTGCCTATACCATATTCCTATGTATGGAGACGCACTATGAGAAG GTTCTGAAGAAGATTGCAAAGTTTATTCAAGAGCAAAATGAGAAGATTTATGCTCCGCAGGGGCTGCTCCTGACTGACCCAATAGAAAGGGGCCTGCGTGTG ATTGAGATTACGATCTACGAGGACAGAAGCCTGACTGGCAGATAG